A part of Roseitalea porphyridii genomic DNA contains:
- a CDS encoding PAS domain-containing protein: MDQTLQFAVLDKARPVQKVEGAGVDGTTLLTLLSQFEPFGLWRMELATGLVYWTQDIYEIHELPPSSGPVNLKTAIDAYHPDDRQMVIDCLEDVVARKSGFHFVLRIAGKSGGYKLVKALGMFHVDADGAEWLIGTFCEDPGGVRGVVIR; encoded by the coding sequence GGCAAGGCCGGTTCAGAAGGTCGAGGGGGCGGGCGTCGACGGAACGACGCTGCTGACCCTGCTGTCGCAGTTCGAACCATTCGGCCTGTGGCGCATGGAACTGGCGACCGGCCTCGTCTACTGGACGCAGGACATCTACGAGATCCATGAACTGCCGCCCAGCAGCGGGCCGGTGAACCTGAAGACCGCGATCGACGCCTACCATCCCGACGACCGGCAAATGGTCATCGATTGCCTCGAGGACGTCGTCGCCCGCAAGTCCGGGTTTCACTTCGTGCTGCGCATCGCCGGCAAGTCGGGCGGCTACAAGCTCGTCAAGGCGCTGGGCATGTTCCATGTCGACGCCGATGGCGCCGAATGGCTGATCGGCACGTTCTGCGAGGACCCCGGCGGGGTGCGCGGCGTCGTCATCCGCTGA